The Nitrosomonas sp. PY1 genomic sequence TTGGTGGTAGCATGCGCCTAGGTGGCCAAGAATGCCTACTGAAAAAAGGATCGTTGGCGAATAAAACTTACGGCGCAGAAAGAATTATTGAAAGACATCGCCATCGTTATGAAGTGAATAGTGAGTTCATCCCTCAATTGGAGCAAGCAGGGCTTTGCATCAGTGGTTTATCGAAGGAAGAAAATTTATGCGAAATGATAGAATTGCCAGAAACCGAGCATCCTTGGTTTTTAGCGTGTCAATTTCATCCTGAATTCACCTCCAGACCGCAAGCTGGCCACCCTCTTTTTAAGGCCTATATTCAGGCAACGCTTACCGCCGCCAAAAAATACTCGACCAATGACGATAAAAAACATCAGGCTGTTAGCACAGCTTTATAAGTATCTTATGGATATTCAATCATCATAAACGTACAGTAGTAATAACCATACCATTAACAGGAAGACAGTAGATGAGTGCAATTGTAGATGTCATCGCCCGTGAAATTCTCGATTCTCGTGGCAATCCAACCATTGAAGCCGATGTATTGCTGGAATCAGGTGTGCTTGGTAGAGCCGCCGTTCCCTCGGGTGCATCCGTTGGTACCCGCGAAGCGGTAGAGTTGCGAGACAATGATAAACAACGCTATTTCGGTAAAGGTGTATTGAAAGCCGTGGAAAGTGTCAATGGCGAGATTTCTGAAACACTCATGGGATTGGATGCGGTTGATCAAAGTTTTCTCGATCAGGAATTAATCGCATTAGATGGCACAGAAAATAAATCAAGACTTGGTGCCAATGCAATCCTGGCAGTATCGCTTGCAATCGCTAAAGCCGCGGCAGAAGAATCTGGTTTGCCACTCTATCGATATTTAGGTGGCGCTGGATTGATGTCGATGCCTGTTCCTCTGATGAACGTGATCAATGGTGGCGCTCATGCTAACAATAACATCAACATGCAGGAATTCATGATCGTTCCGGTTGGAATTGAGAATTTTCATGAAGCTGTTCGCTGCGGCGCTGAGATATTCGCCACATTAAAGAAATTGATTGATCGTCGAGGTATGCCAACAACTGTTGGCGATGAAGGCGGCTTTGCTCCCAATCTGGAAAATAACGAAGCAGCACTGCAATTGATTGTGCAAGCGATTGATGAAGCCGGTTATCAACCAGGCAAAGAAGTGGCTATTGGCATCGATTGCGCCAGTTCAGAATTTTACAAAGAAGGCAAATACCATTTGGATTCCGATGGATTACATTTGACTTCTGCACAGTTTGTCGATTATCTATCATCCTGGATTGATAAATATCCAATCATCACGATTGAGGATGGCATGAGCGAGCATGACTGGAAAGGCTGGGAACTTCTCACAGAAAAGTTAGGTAAATCCATTCAATTGGTGGGCGATGATATCTTTGTGACGAATACTAAAATTTTGCAGCAAGGTATTCAATCTAAAATAGCCAATTCAATACTGATTAAAGTCAATCAAATCGGCACATTAACAGAAACTCTTTCCGCGATTGAAATGGCAAAGCGCGCAGGCTATACTGCCGTAATTTCGCACCGATCAGGCGAGACCGAAGACACCACTATTGCCGATATCGCTGTTGCCACTAATGCACTGCAAATCAAAACTGGTTCATTATCCCGTTCTGATCGTCTGGCAAAATACAACCAATTATTGAGAATTGAAGAAGATTTAGGGGATGCAGCGCAATACGCAGGGCGAGGCGCTTTTTATCAACTTAGATAATGAAATTTTTAGCACTCATTCTGTTTGCACTGATTGTCTTACTGCAATATCCACTTTGGTTTAGCAAATCCAGTTGGAAAAGAGTTTGGCTAGCAGAGGAAGAAGTCAGTGCCGCACGTCAAAATAATCTGGCGCTCCAACATCGCAACGATATGTTGGAAGCTGAACTCAGTGATCTTAAACAAGGCTTTGAAGCCGTTGAAGAACGCGGACGCAGCGACCTAGGTATGATCAAGCAGAATGAAATTTTATTTCAAATTGTCAGAATTGAATCACCTGCTCCTAAGCAAGAAACTTTACCAACAAAGACTCTAAATGATTAATCCACGAATGACTGGTTGCACGACCTACCTCACTCAGTAACATCCCTTGCCGAACTCTTATTGATTTTTTTAAACTAACTGATAAACATTTTTCAGTATTTTAGAATTACTTGAAAACTAACTAACTAATCCTATATTACTATCGTTTTTAGCGACTGTTTTATTATCTACGGAGTTAATGAATGAAAAGAATCGTACTTTTTTTAGTAACTAACTTGGCAATTATTCTGGTTCTAAGTATTACGCTAAGGTTATTGGGATTTGAAAGAATTCTGGATGCGCAAGGAATCGGGCTCGATATCAATTCGTTGCTTGTATTTGCAGCCGTTTTTGGGTTTGGTGGCTCGCTGATTTCGCTCGCGATGTCCAAATGGACCGCAAAACGAATGACTGGCGCTCAAGTGATTGATATGCCACGCAACGCTCAAGAGCACTGGCTATTCACCACGGTACAAAGACAAGCGCAAGCAGCCGGTATCGGTATGCCAGAAGTAGCCATCTACGAAGCATCGGACGTCAATGCTTTTGCCACTGGCATGTCGAAGAATGAGGCGCTTGTTGCGGTCAGCACCGGATTACTCAATAACATGAACCAAGATGAGGCTGAAGCCGTGCTTGCACATGAAGTCAGCCATATTGCTAATGGCGATATGGTCACCTTGGCACTCATACAAGGTGTTGTTAATACTTTTGTTATCTTCTTTTCTCGAGTGATTGGTCATACAGTTGATCGTGTCATATTCAAAACGGAAGAGGGTCATGGACCTGCTTTCTGGGTCACCACGATCATTGCCGAATTACTATTGGGAGTACTCGCCACTATTATCGTAATGTGGTTTAGTCGACAACGCGAATTTCGCGCTGATGCTGGCGGTGCAAGCCTGGCAGGTAAA encodes the following:
- the htpX gene encoding protease HtpX, with amino-acid sequence MKRIVLFLVTNLAIILVLSITLRLLGFERILDAQGIGLDINSLLVFAAVFGFGGSLISLAMSKWTAKRMTGAQVIDMPRNAQEHWLFTTVQRQAQAAGIGMPEVAIYEASDVNAFATGMSKNEALVAVSTGLLNNMNQDEAEAVLAHEVSHIANGDMVTLALIQGVVNTFVIFFSRVIGHTVDRVIFKTEEGHGPAFWVTTIIAELLLGVLATIIVMWFSRQREFRADAGGASLAGKNKMIAALRRLQINSQQPAQLPDQLAAFGISSDGSNSLSNLFRTHPTLEERIAALEMQN
- the ftsB gene encoding cell division protein FtsB, coding for MKFLALILFALIVLLQYPLWFSKSSWKRVWLAEEEVSAARQNNLALQHRNDMLEAELSDLKQGFEAVEERGRSDLGMIKQNEILFQIVRIESPAPKQETLPTKTLND
- the eno gene encoding phosphopyruvate hydratase, which translates into the protein MSAIVDVIAREILDSRGNPTIEADVLLESGVLGRAAVPSGASVGTREAVELRDNDKQRYFGKGVLKAVESVNGEISETLMGLDAVDQSFLDQELIALDGTENKSRLGANAILAVSLAIAKAAAEESGLPLYRYLGGAGLMSMPVPLMNVINGGAHANNNINMQEFMIVPVGIENFHEAVRCGAEIFATLKKLIDRRGMPTTVGDEGGFAPNLENNEAALQLIVQAIDEAGYQPGKEVAIGIDCASSEFYKEGKYHLDSDGLHLTSAQFVDYLSSWIDKYPIITIEDGMSEHDWKGWELLTEKLGKSIQLVGDDIFVTNTKILQQGIQSKIANSILIKVNQIGTLTETLSAIEMAKRAGYTAVISHRSGETEDTTIADIAVATNALQIKTGSLSRSDRLAKYNQLLRIEEDLGDAAQYAGRGAFYQLR